The following are from one region of the Halogeometricum sp. S3BR5-2 genome:
- a CDS encoding thiamine pyrophosphate-dependent enzyme, protein MSAFNAIGENVERDRNEYTPGLEPQPTWCPGCGDFGVLKALKGAAAELGLSPEEMLVVTGIGCSGKLNSYFDSYGFHTIHGRSLPIARAAKLANPGLTVVAAGGDGDGYGIGGNHFMHSARENHDMTYIVFNNEIFGLTKGQTSPTSPKGHKSKTQPHGSAKQPLRPLSMSLNAGASYVARTAAVNPNQAKDIIVEAIEHDGFSHIDFLTQCPTWNKDAKQYVPYIDINDSEDYDIDISDRKSAADMMYETEDALNEGTVLTGRYYHDEERPSYQQEKQNIGEMPEEPLAERYFDEDYEWERSYDMFLDKHK, encoded by the coding sequence CTCGAACCCCAGCCCACCTGGTGTCCCGGCTGTGGCGACTTCGGGGTCCTCAAGGCCCTGAAGGGCGCCGCGGCGGAACTCGGTCTGTCCCCCGAGGAGATGCTCGTCGTCACGGGCATCGGCTGCTCGGGCAAACTGAACAGCTACTTCGATTCCTACGGCTTCCACACGATTCACGGCCGCTCGCTCCCCATCGCGCGCGCCGCGAAACTCGCGAACCCCGGCCTGACGGTCGTCGCCGCCGGCGGCGACGGCGACGGCTACGGCATCGGCGGAAACCACTTCATGCACTCCGCCCGCGAGAACCACGACATGACCTACATCGTGTTCAACAACGAGATCTTCGGCCTGACGAAGGGCCAGACCTCGCCCACGTCGCCGAAGGGTCACAAGTCGAAGACCCAGCCCCACGGCTCGGCCAAGCAGCCGCTTCGACCGCTGTCGATGTCCCTCAACGCGGGCGCGTCCTACGTCGCCCGCACCGCCGCCGTCAACCCGAACCAGGCGAAGGACATCATCGTCGAGGCCATCGAGCACGACGGGTTCAGCCACATCGACTTCCTGACGCAGTGCCCGACGTGGAACAAGGACGCCAAGCAGTACGTCCCCTACATCGACATCAACGACTCGGAGGACTACGACATCGACATCTCCGACCGCAAGTCCGCCGCCGACATGATGTACGAGACGGAGGATGCCCTCAACGAGGGTACCGTCCTCACCGGCCGGTACTACCACGACGAGGAGCGCCCGTCCTACCAGCAGGAAAAGCAGAACATCGGCGAGATGCCCGAGGAACCCCTCGCGGAGCGGTACTTCGACGAGGACTACGAGTGGGAGCGCTCGTACGACATGTTCCTCGACAAGCACAAGTAA
- the lrpA1 gene encoding HTH-type transcriptional regulator LrpA1 — protein sequence MEATSTEGRILAVLEQDAQASYAEIAERADVSKPTVRKYIQKLESDGVIVGYSADVDPKKLSGQSIAFVGIDIASERYVEATRALKALEDVESLYSSSGDHMLMAEVRAADGDALGDVIAEQILSIDGVTAAHPSFLQERLK from the coding sequence ATGGAAGCAACCTCTACGGAGGGACGAATCCTCGCCGTCCTCGAACAGGACGCGCAGGCGTCCTACGCCGAAATCGCCGAACGGGCGGACGTCTCCAAGCCCACGGTCCGCAAGTACATCCAGAAGCTCGAATCCGACGGCGTCATCGTCGGCTACTCCGCGGACGTGGACCCGAAGAAACTCTCCGGGCAGTCCATCGCGTTCGTCGGCATCGACATCGCCTCCGAGCGGTACGTGGAGGCGACGCGCGCGCTGAAGGCGTTAGAGGACGTGGAATCGCTGTACTCCTCGTCGGGCGACCACATGCTGATGGCCGAGGTGCGCGCCGCCGACGGCGACGCCCTCGGCGACGTCATCGCCGAGCAGATACTCTCCATCGACGGCGTCACCGCCGCGCATCCCTCGTTCCTCCAAGAGCGTCTGAAGTGA
- the dinB gene encoding DNA polymerase IV: MAGETLPGVTREESSDARVVLHVDMDCFYASCERLREPALRGEPLVVGMGYEDGESFGAVATASYEAREFGVESAQPISQALERLPPVGDAESDDEPAGHYRPVDLDFYESVAEEVREILHDCADVVREVSIDEAYLDVTDTTAWRTVGGGEEGGGRERMLAEGVGRHLGQRIAREVGVPASVGVAPNMSAAKVASDHDKPDGLVVVPPGSVRDFLAPLPVTEVHGVGPVTAREMGEMGIETAGDLAAADPDRLESRFGSRGRELHDRARGVDDREVTPTGRPKSLSRESAFAEATDDVEEKAEVVTGLAADVADRARRRGAMYRTIGIKAVRPPYDVNTRARSLSGPVDDPELVREVALDLLSEFDGDAVRKVGVRVSNLSFADADQSRLDGWEGSAAVSTDGAGGASAGAEETEETEGGDDEASDATDGQVSLGEFD; encoded by the coding sequence ATGGCGGGCGAGACGCTCCCCGGCGTGACGCGCGAGGAGAGTTCCGACGCGCGCGTCGTCCTCCACGTCGACATGGACTGCTTTTACGCCTCCTGCGAACGCCTGCGCGAACCCGCACTCCGCGGGGAACCCCTCGTCGTCGGCATGGGCTACGAGGACGGCGAGTCGTTCGGCGCCGTCGCCACCGCGAGTTACGAGGCCCGGGAGTTCGGCGTCGAGAGCGCCCAACCCATCTCGCAGGCCCTCGAACGCCTCCCGCCGGTCGGGGACGCGGAGTCCGACGACGAACCCGCCGGCCACTACCGCCCGGTCGACCTCGATTTCTACGAGTCCGTCGCCGAGGAGGTGCGCGAGATTCTACACGACTGTGCCGACGTGGTGCGCGAGGTGAGCATCGACGAGGCGTATCTCGACGTGACCGACACGACGGCGTGGCGAACCGTCGGCGGCGGTGAGGAGGGAGGAGGAAGAGAGCGAATGCTCGCGGAGGGCGTCGGGCGCCACCTCGGACAGCGCATCGCCCGCGAGGTGGGCGTCCCGGCCAGCGTCGGCGTCGCGCCCAACATGTCGGCCGCGAAGGTGGCCTCCGACCACGACAAGCCGGACGGCCTCGTCGTCGTCCCGCCGGGGTCGGTCCGCGACTTCCTCGCCCCCCTCCCCGTCACCGAGGTGCACGGCGTCGGCCCCGTCACGGCGCGGGAGATGGGCGAGATGGGAATCGAAACCGCGGGCGACCTCGCCGCGGCGGACCCCGACCGACTGGAGAGTCGGTTCGGGTCGCGGGGCCGCGAACTCCACGACCGGGCGCGCGGCGTCGACGACCGGGAGGTGACGCCGACGGGGCGGCCCAAGAGCCTCTCCCGCGAGTCGGCGTTCGCCGAGGCGACCGACGACGTCGAGGAGAAGGCGGAGGTCGTCACCGGCCTCGCCGCGGACGTGGCCGACCGTGCACGGCGGCGCGGCGCGATGTACCGAACCATCGGCATCAAGGCCGTCCGCCCGCCGTACGACGTGAACACGCGGGCGCGGTCGCTGTCGGGTCCCGTCGACGACCCCGAACTCGTGCGAGAGGTGGCGCTGGACCTCCTCTCAGAGTTCGACGGCGACGCGGTCCGGAAGGTGGGCGTCCGCGTCTCGAACCTCTCCTTCGCCGACGCCGACCAGTCCCGACTGGACGGTTGGGAGGGGTCGGCCGCGGTGTCGACGGACGGGGCCGGCGGGGCGTCGGCGGGCGCGGAGGAGACGGAGGAGACGGAGGGGGGAGACGACGAAGCGAGCGACGCGACGGACGGACAGGTCTCTCTCGGCGAGTTCGACTGA
- a CDS encoding helicase HerA domain-containing protein, with the protein MSEETETITVADVRDGVGGDAGADPGSPVDLPVVDILTGRGFITGKSGSGKSNTASVVIEKLLSNNFPVLIVDTDGEYYGLKEQFELLHAGADDECDIQVSPEHAEKLAHLALEQNVPIILDVSGYLDEGDAQKLLTEVAKNLFAKEKKLKKPFLMLVEECHEYIPEGGGMDEAGKMLIKIGKRGRKHGLGIVGISQRPADVKKDFITQCDWLCWHRLTWNNDTKVVGRILGSEYADAIEDMRNGEAFLVTDWSESIRRVQFRKKNTFDAGATPGLDDFERPDLKSVDGDLVSELQGISDEKARRESEIADLRQQLERKEARIRDLERELEEARDLSRMADQFAQAMFRKAESPYRGGAGRNLGRPEDQQSALAEYEASRDGTVEDGAGTDDAAADGAVTDESAADASEGGSEVDANSETTAAADDDAEEEAVTSAAAGAYPGLDDAVGAFVGGGDDTGTDTDADVDESSVAPERAHSGVAGLTGREDVVERLTDVLAGLPDASRRMLAVYRESDACDPVDAHVAAGEVGDKQLAYSRNGPLRRAGFVEHVGRGRYAYAVPELVRETFADRLDEEELAAVVSAVESAFVSDTAERIEDGAAEADD; encoded by the coding sequence ATGAGCGAGGAAACCGAGACTATCACCGTCGCCGACGTGCGCGACGGCGTGGGGGGAGACGCGGGCGCGGACCCGGGGTCGCCGGTGGACCTGCCGGTGGTCGACATCCTGACCGGCCGGGGGTTCATCACCGGCAAGTCGGGGTCCGGCAAGTCCAACACCGCGTCGGTGGTCATCGAGAAACTGCTGTCGAACAACTTCCCGGTGCTCATCGTCGACACCGACGGCGAGTACTACGGACTAAAAGAGCAGTTCGAACTCCTGCACGCGGGCGCCGACGACGAGTGCGACATCCAGGTCAGCCCCGAACACGCGGAGAAACTCGCGCACCTCGCCTTAGAGCAGAACGTCCCCATCATCCTCGACGTGTCGGGCTATCTCGACGAGGGCGACGCGCAGAAACTGCTCACCGAGGTGGCCAAGAACCTCTTCGCCAAGGAGAAGAAGCTGAAGAAGCCGTTTCTCATGCTCGTCGAGGAGTGTCACGAGTACATCCCCGAGGGCGGCGGCATGGACGAAGCGGGCAAGATGCTCATCAAGATAGGCAAGCGGGGTCGGAAACACGGCCTCGGCATCGTGGGCATCTCCCAGCGACCCGCCGACGTGAAGAAGGACTTCATCACCCAGTGCGACTGGCTCTGCTGGCACCGCCTCACGTGGAACAACGACACGAAGGTGGTCGGCCGCATCCTGGGCAGCGAGTACGCCGACGCCATCGAGGACATGCGCAACGGCGAGGCGTTCCTCGTCACCGACTGGTCCGAATCCATCCGCCGGGTGCAGTTCAGAAAGAAGAACACGTTCGACGCGGGCGCGACGCCCGGCCTCGACGACTTCGAGCGTCCGGACCTCAAGTCCGTCGACGGCGACTTGGTTTCCGAGTTGCAGGGCATCTCCGACGAGAAGGCCCGCCGCGAGTCCGAGATAGCCGACCTGCGCCAGCAACTGGAGCGCAAGGAGGCGCGGATACGCGACCTGGAGCGAGAACTGGAGGAGGCCCGCGACCTCTCGCGGATGGCCGACCAGTTCGCGCAGGCGATGTTCCGGAAGGCCGAGTCGCCCTACCGCGGCGGAGCGGGACGGAACCTCGGCCGCCCTGAGGACCAGCAGTCGGCGCTGGCCGAGTACGAGGCGTCGCGCGACGGAACGGTCGAGGACGGCGCAGGGACGGACGATGCGGCCGCCGATGGCGCGGTAACCGACGAGAGCGCGGCCGACGCTTCCGAGGGGGGGTCGGAGGTGGACGCGAACTCGGAGACGACCGCCGCCGCGGACGACGACGCGGAGGAGGAGGCGGTGACGTCGGCCGCGGCGGGCGCCTACCCCGGACTCGACGACGCCGTGGGCGCGTTCGTCGGCGGCGGCGATGATACGGGTACAGATACGGATGCGGACGTCGACGAGTCTTCGGTCGCGCCCGAACGCGCCCACAGCGGCGTTGCCGGCCTCACGGGTCGCGAGGACGTGGTCGAGCGACTGACGGACGTGCTCGCGGGACTGCCCGACGCGTCCCGCCGGATGCTCGCCGTCTACCGCGAGTCGGACGCCTGCGACCCGGTGGACGCGCACGTCGCGGCGGGCGAAGTCGGCGACAAACAGTTGGCCTACAGCCGAAACGGGCCGCTGCGACGCGCCGGGTTCGTCGAGCACGTCGGCCGGGGACGCTACGCCTACGCCGTCCCCGAACTCGTCCGCGAGACGTTCGCCGACCGATTGGACGAGGAAGAACTGGCGGCGGTCGTCTCGGCCGTCGAGTCGGCGTTCGTGTCGGACACTGCCGAGCGAATCGAGGACGGGGCGGCCGAGGCCGACGACTGA
- the tpiA gene encoding triose-phosphate isomerase, which yields MFILVNLKAYPCDPVEVATAARDVAEESDVRIAVSPQAADLRRVADTGVETWAQHVDPNDYGSHTGSTLAEAVSEAGAEGTLVNHSEKRMKLADIDGSVRAAERAGLETCVCANNPAQIGAVAALGPDSVAVEPPELIGGDDSVASADPDIVRDAVEAAANVDEDVEVFCGAGISTGDDVEAAGDLGATGILLASGVAKADDPRAALEDLVEPL from the coding sequence GTGTTCATCCTCGTCAACCTCAAGGCGTACCCGTGCGACCCCGTCGAAGTAGCGACCGCGGCCCGCGACGTGGCCGAGGAGTCGGACGTCCGCATCGCCGTCTCGCCGCAGGCGGCGGACCTGCGCCGCGTGGCCGACACCGGCGTCGAGACGTGGGCCCAGCACGTCGACCCGAACGACTACGGGAGTCACACCGGCAGCACCCTCGCGGAGGCCGTCTCGGAGGCGGGCGCCGAGGGGACGCTCGTCAACCACTCCGAGAAGCGCATGAAACTCGCCGACATCGACGGCTCCGTCCGGGCCGCCGAACGGGCCGGACTGGAGACGTGCGTCTGCGCGAACAACCCGGCGCAGATCGGCGCCGTCGCCGCCCTCGGTCCCGACTCCGTCGCCGTCGAACCGCCGGAACTCATCGGCGGCGACGACTCCGTCGCTTCGGCCGACCCCGACATCGTCCGCGACGCCGTCGAGGCGGCCGCGAACGTCGACGAGGACGTCGAAGTGTTCTGCGGCGCCGGTATCTCCACCGGCGACGACGTCGAGGCGGCGGGCGACCTGGGCGCGACGGGCATCCTGCTGGCCTCGGGCGTCGCCAAGGCCGACGACCCCCGCGCGGCGCTGGAGGACCTCGTCGAACCGCTGTAA
- a CDS encoding multiprotein bridging factor aMBF1 produces the protein MPQCEMCGKERPSLTTVKVEGAELELCDDCSQFGTEVRTESSSSGSTKYSTSSSSGTSSSSDSSGSGSSSGGGSSRRRRDMFDDMDEIAGDYDDRIRDAREERGMSQEDLANSLNEKASLIRKLERADILPPDNVRKKLERKLEISLVEGGDDEESEWSGGSSTTTTLGDVVKRKD, from the coding sequence ATGCCCCAGTGCGAAATGTGCGGCAAGGAGCGACCGTCGCTCACGACGGTCAAAGTCGAAGGGGCCGAACTCGAACTCTGTGACGACTGTTCGCAGTTCGGAACCGAGGTCCGCACCGAGTCGAGTTCCTCCGGCTCGACGAAGTACTCCACGTCGAGTTCGTCGGGGACGTCCTCGTCGTCCGACTCGTCGGGCTCCGGGTCCTCCTCGGGCGGCGGGTCCTCCCGGCGCCGGCGCGACATGTTCGACGACATGGACGAGATAGCGGGCGACTACGACGACCGCATCCGCGACGCCCGCGAGGAGCGCGGCATGAGCCAGGAGGACCTCGCGAACTCGCTCAACGAGAAGGCGAGTCTCATCCGCAAGCTCGAACGCGCCGACATCCTCCCGCCGGACAACGTCCGGAAGAAACTGGAACGGAAGCTCGAAATCTCGCTCGTGGAGGGCGGCGACGACGAGGAGAGCGAGTGGTCCGGCGGGTCGTCGACGACGACCACGCTCGGCGACGTGGTGAAGCGGAAGGACTAG
- a CDS encoding CDP-alcohol phosphatidyltransferase family protein, producing the protein MTLDRYRSVADRLLDPFVGAADRLGLSPDGVSVVAFAFAVAAGVAFYLGTPLWYALGGVFVFLNGWLDLVDGALARAQGVSSDGGDLLDHVLDRYADIAMLVGLAAGIDSYGLGLAAVTGVLMTSYLGTQIQAVGLGRQYGGLVGRADRLALIGLVAFVAAAFSRPVLGLTPVGWLLAFFAVIGHFTALQRFWGAWSDLS; encoded by the coding sequence ATGACGCTCGACCGGTACCGCTCCGTCGCGGACCGCCTGCTCGACCCGTTCGTCGGCGCGGCGGACCGACTCGGCCTCTCGCCCGACGGCGTGAGCGTCGTCGCCTTCGCGTTCGCCGTCGCCGCCGGCGTCGCGTTCTACCTCGGGACGCCGCTGTGGTACGCCCTCGGCGGCGTCTTCGTCTTCCTGAACGGCTGGTTAGACCTCGTCGACGGCGCCCTCGCCCGCGCGCAGGGCGTCTCCTCCGACGGCGGCGACCTGTTAGACCACGTGCTCGACCGCTACGCCGACATCGCCATGCTCGTCGGCCTCGCCGCCGGCATCGACTCCTACGGCCTCGGCCTCGCCGCCGTCACGGGCGTGCTGATGACCTCCTACCTCGGCACGCAGATTCAAGCGGTCGGCCTCGGCCGCCAGTACGGCGGCCTCGTCGGCCGCGCGGACCGTCTGGCCCTCATCGGCCTCGTCGCGTTCGTCGCCGCGGCCTTTTCCCGGCCGGTGCTCGGACTCACCCCAGTCGGGTGGCTGTTGGCGTTCTTCGCGGTCATCGGCCACTTCACCGCGCTCCAGCGATTCTGGGGCGCGTGGTCGGACCTCTCCTGA
- a CDS encoding adenylate kinase family protein, translated as MTRRIVLTGTPGTGKTTVSELVAERTGLDVVHLNDEIRDEKLYTERDAERDSLVADVEAIESWLGEWDGIVESHLSHLLDADEAVVLRCHPEELEARLRERGESEAKARENAESEALDVVLSEAVDRFGTEAVYEIDTTDRTPEAVADDVVAAIEGEMEPRAGAVNFIDYL; from the coding sequence GTGACGCGCCGCATCGTCCTCACCGGCACGCCCGGCACGGGCAAGACCACCGTCTCCGAACTCGTCGCCGAGCGAACCGGCCTCGACGTGGTCCACCTCAACGACGAGATACGCGACGAGAAACTGTACACCGAACGCGACGCCGAACGCGACTCGCTCGTCGCCGACGTGGAGGCGATAGAGTCGTGGCTGGGCGAGTGGGACGGCATCGTGGAGTCGCACCTCTCGCACCTGCTGGACGCCGACGAGGCCGTCGTCCTGCGCTGTCACCCCGAAGAGCTGGAAGCGCGCCTCCGAGAGCGCGGCGAGTCCGAGGCCAAGGCGAGAGAGAACGCCGAGAGCGAGGCGCTGGACGTCGTTCTCTCCGAGGCGGTCGACCGCTTCGGGACCGAGGCGGTGTACGAGATAGACACGACCGACCGGACGCCCGAGGCCGTCGCCGACGACGTCGTCGCCGCTATCGAGGGCGAGATGGAACCCCGCGCGGGCGCCGTGAACTTCATCGACTACCTATGA
- the hisC gene encoding histidinol-phosphate transaminase, translating to MRPRDLSAHQAYVPGRGAEEVARELGMDPDELTKLSSNENPHGPSPDAVAAIEDAAPEVHVYPKSSHTDLTDALAERWDLASEQVWVSAGADGALDYLSRAFLEPGDRVLTPEPGFAYYPMSARYHHGEVAEYDLSKADDFAQTSEVVLDAYDGERIVYVTTPHNPTGSEMPRDDIVELLESVDDETLVVVDEAYGEYSDEPSSIELLAEHDNLAVTRTFSKAFGLAGLRIGYAAVPEEWADAYARVNTPFAASEVACRAALAALGDEEHVEKSVETAKWAREHYRANLEAETWPSGANFVLAEVGDASAVAEAAQKRGVIVRDTSSFGLPECVRVSCGTREETRRAVEVLNEVIADLDAGVPEA from the coding sequence ATGCGACCGAGGGACCTCTCCGCGCACCAAGCGTACGTACCCGGACGCGGCGCCGAAGAGGTGGCCCGCGAACTCGGGATGGACCCCGACGAGTTGACGAAACTGTCCTCGAACGAGAACCCGCACGGGCCGAGTCCCGACGCGGTGGCCGCCATCGAGGACGCCGCCCCGGAGGTGCACGTCTACCCGAAGTCCTCGCACACGGACCTCACCGATGCGTTGGCCGAGCGGTGGGACCTCGCCTCCGAGCAGGTGTGGGTCAGCGCCGGCGCCGACGGCGCCCTCGACTACCTCTCCCGGGCGTTCCTCGAACCGGGCGACCGCGTGCTCACGCCGGAACCGGGCTTCGCCTACTACCCCATGTCCGCGCGCTACCACCACGGCGAGGTGGCCGAGTACGACCTCTCGAAGGCCGACGACTTCGCGCAGACCTCGGAAGTAGTGCTCGACGCCTACGACGGCGAGCGCATCGTCTACGTCACGACGCCGCACAACCCGACGGGGTCGGAGATGCCGCGCGACGATATCGTCGAACTCCTCGAATCGGTCGACGACGAGACGCTGGTCGTCGTCGACGAGGCGTACGGCGAGTACAGCGACGAGCCCTCGTCTATCGAACTGCTCGCCGAACACGACAACCTCGCGGTCACGCGCACGTTCTCGAAGGCGTTCGGCCTCGCCGGCCTCCGCATCGGCTACGCCGCCGTCCCCGAGGAGTGGGCCGACGCCTACGCCCGCGTGAACACGCCGTTCGCGGCGAGCGAGGTGGCCTGTCGGGCCGCCCTCGCCGCCCTCGGCGACGAGGAACACGTCGAGAAATCCGTGGAGACGGCGAAGTGGGCCCGCGAGCACTACCGCGCTAACCTCGAGGCAGAGACGTGGCCCTCCGGGGCCAACTTCGTCCTCGCGGAGGTGGGCGACGCGTCCGCCGTCGCCGAGGCGGCCCAGAAGCGGGGCGTCATCGTCCGCGACACGAGCAGTTTCGGTCTGCCCGAGTGCGTCCGCGTCTCCTGCGGGACGCGCGAGGAGACGCGGCGCGCCGTCGAGGTGCTGAACGAGGTCATCGCCGACCTAGATGCAGGGGTCCCCGAGGCGTGA
- a CDS encoding fumarylacetoacetate hydrolase family protein, translating to MHRVRFRDPAGSVRDGQWHDDGVSFADRTYSLDEVDVLPPCEPTKLVCIGRNYAEHADEMDNDLPDRPLLFLKPPNALASHGDTVTVPEGKERIDWEAELAVVIGAQARDVDAEDAMDYVAGYTCMNDISNRDDQNEEQNWVRGKAFDNSAPLGPVLATPDEVPDDAAVELRVNGETKQSSTIEHMIFSIPELIEEITAYVTLEPGDVISTGTPAGVGALSDGDSVEVEVEGVGVLEHDVRVP from the coding sequence ATGCACCGCGTGCGCTTCCGCGACCCGGCGGGTTCGGTCCGCGACGGCCAGTGGCACGACGACGGCGTCTCCTTCGCAGACCGGACGTACTCGCTCGACGAGGTGGACGTCCTTCCCCCCTGCGAACCGACGAAACTGGTCTGCATCGGCCGCAACTACGCCGAGCACGCCGACGAGATGGACAACGACCTGCCGGACCGACCGCTGCTCTTTCTCAAACCGCCGAACGCGCTGGCGTCCCACGGCGACACCGTGACCGTTCCGGAGGGGAAGGAGCGAATCGACTGGGAGGCCGAACTCGCCGTCGTCATCGGGGCGCAGGCCCGCGACGTCGACGCCGAGGACGCGATGGACTACGTCGCCGGCTACACCTGCATGAACGACATCTCGAACCGCGACGACCAGAACGAGGAGCAGAACTGGGTGCGCGGGAAGGCGTTCGACAACTCCGCGCCCCTCGGCCCCGTCCTCGCGACGCCCGACGAGGTGCCCGACGACGCCGCCGTCGAACTCCGCGTCAACGGCGAGACGAAGCAGTCCTCGACCATCGAGCACATGATTTTCTCGATTCCCGAACTCATCGAGGAGATAACGGCGTACGTGACGCTGGAACCCGGCGACGTGATATCGACGGGCACGCCCGCGGGCGTGGGCGCCCTCTCGGACGGCGACAGCGTCGAAGTCGAAGTCGAGGGCGTCGGCGTCCTCGAACACGACGTGCGCGTGCCGTAA
- a CDS encoding TIGR00266 family protein, translating to MGHEVSARPSFALLTVSLEEGESLRAESGAMVSHDTGIEMETNATGGFLKSIRRAFGGESFFQNTFRAAAPGDVQFAPPLPGDISHVELGGETLYVQSGSYLAGDAGLDVDTEFGGARTFFGGEGLFLLKVTGTGPLFLSSYGAIEEISLDDRDSFVVDTGHVVAFEDTAEFTVRRVGGIRSTLTSGEGLVCEFGGSGTVWVQSRSQDAFLAWLIPQLPQPSPSTQ from the coding sequence ATGGGACACGAGGTATCCGCCAGACCGTCGTTCGCCCTCTTGACCGTCTCCTTGGAGGAGGGCGAGTCGCTCCGCGCGGAGTCGGGCGCGATGGTGAGCCACGACACCGGCATCGAGATGGAGACGAACGCCACGGGCGGGTTTCTGAAGTCCATCAGGCGCGCCTTCGGCGGCGAGAGCTTCTTTCAGAACACGTTCCGCGCGGCGGCGCCGGGCGACGTCCAGTTCGCCCCGCCGTTGCCGGGCGATATCTCCCACGTCGAACTCGGCGGCGAGACGCTGTACGTCCAGTCGGGGTCGTATCTCGCGGGCGACGCGGGCCTCGACGTGGACACGGAGTTCGGCGGCGCGCGGACGTTCTTCGGCGGCGAGGGGCTCTTCCTCCTCAAGGTGACCGGGACGGGTCCGCTGTTCCTATCGAGTTACGGCGCCATCGAGGAGATATCGCTGGACGACCGGGACTCCTTCGTCGTCGACACGGGCCACGTCGTCGCCTTCGAGGACACCGCCGAGTTCACCGTCCGGCGCGTCGGCGGCATCCGCTCGACGCTGACCAGCGGCGAGGGCCTCGTCTGCGAGTTCGGCGGCAGCGGCACGGTGTGGGTGCAGTCGCGGAGTCAGGACGCCTTCCTCGCGTGGCTCATCCCTCAACTCCCGCAACCGTCGCCGAGCACGCAGTGA
- a CDS encoding metal-dependent hydrolase, translated as MELTWHGHSTWHVDVDGTTFLIDPFFDNPFTDLSPSDVEDPDYLLLTHSHADHISDAGAFTDATVVGVPELTGYMEDEEGFTDSIGMNMGGTVECGDAFVTMHRADHTNGLNTSYENDFGVPVGFLLSDKKPTQESDADATTFYHAGDTGLMSEMKDVIGPYLEPDAAALPCGDHFTMGPVQAAIAVDWLDVDHAFPMHYDTFPPVEIDVDDFEREVKATGSSAEVHVLDGDEAFTLE; from the coding sequence ATGGAACTCACCTGGCACGGTCACTCCACCTGGCACGTCGACGTCGACGGCACGACGTTCCTCATCGACCCGTTCTTCGACAACCCGTTCACGGACCTCTCGCCGTCGGACGTGGAGGACCCCGACTACCTCCTGTTGACGCACAGCCACGCCGACCACATCTCCGACGCCGGCGCGTTCACCGACGCGACGGTGGTGGGCGTCCCCGAACTCACCGGCTACATGGAGGACGAGGAGGGCTTCACCGACAGCATCGGCATGAACATGGGCGGCACCGTCGAGTGCGGCGACGCGTTCGTCACGATGCACCGCGCCGACCACACGAACGGCCTCAACACGAGTTACGAGAACGACTTCGGGGTGCCCGTCGGCTTCCTCCTCAGCGACAAGAAGCCGACGCAGGAGTCCGACGCCGACGCGACGACGTTCTACCACGCCGGCGACACCGGTCTGATGTCCGAGATGAAAGACGTCATCGGCCCGTACCTCGAACCCGACGCGGCCGCCCTGCCGTGCGGCGACCACTTCACGATGGGGCCGGTGCAGGCCGCCATCGCCGTCGACTGGTTGGACGTCGACCACGCGTTCCCGATGCACTACGACACGTTCCCGCCGGTCGAAATCGACGTCGACGACTTCGAGCGCGAGGTCAAAGCGACCGGTTCGAGCGCCGAGGTGCACGTCCTCGACGGCGACGAGGCGTTCACGCTGGAGTAA